CCTTCCCGGACGCAACCGGCCATCGATCCGGGCGTCCTTCCCAGGCGCGGCTTGTCGTTGATTTGGGCGCCCCGCGCGGGGCGCATTGATGACTTTTTGCGAAGCCATCAAACAATCGGTCCCGAATCTACTCTGCACTCTGCACTGATTTACCCCTTTGGACTTTGGACTTTGGACCTTGGACTGACCTTATACCACCATCCTGAAGACCAGCCCCGTCACCACAGCGCCCGACAGGCAAAGCCCGAGGTAAACGAAAAAGAGGCGCCGCTCGAAGATCTTCCAGAGCACCAGCAGCGCCGGGATGCTCGTCACCGGCCCGGCTACCAGGAAGGTCGCCGCAGCCCCGGGGTCCATTCCCAGGTCAAGGAGACCCCTGATAATGGGCACCACGGGTACCTGGTGGGCCGGGAGGGGCGCCCCGAGGACGGCTGCCCACAGCAGCGAGCTGACCTGGGGCTTGCCCGCCAGGACCTTCACAAAGTCCATGGGCACAGCCATCTCCAGGATGACCTGCACTGCTACTGCCATCAGGAGGAACTTCCCCACGAACCGGGATGTGTCCCGCGCTCTTTCGAGAAAGAACAACAGCCTGTTTTCCCTGGGAATAACCACCATGGTGGGGATGGAGATGTCGTTGGCGCAGGCGATGTCGTAGGCGGGCGCCAGCGAACCGTCCCCTGTAAAAACAGGCTTGATCCTGACGATGTTTTCCGAAAAATTACTACGTTTTTCAAGGAGATAAGTTACGCCGCCCACCAGAAACCCCATGCCGGCCGCACTGATGATCTTGGTCCACGCGAAGACCGGGCCCAGGCCCGCCCAGGTGATGGTCAGGGCGTCGGGGCTCATGAGAGGCGAAGTGGCCAGGAGAGCCAGCAGTGGGGGCAGGGGAACCCCGGAAACGGCAAGAGGGATGACAACAGGAAGAACCCCGCAGGCGCAAAGGGGACTGAAAATACCCAGAAAAACAGCCAGAGGGATGGTGGCAGCCCCCGAGTCCCTCATGTAGGCCCGGAGCTTCAGGTCCCACTGGAACGTCTTTATGAAGGCCGCCACACCGACGCCCAGGACAAAAGCCGGGACGAGCTGCCACAGTTCCCGGCCATAGATCCCGATGGCCTCAAGCATGATGGACATGCTAATAGTCCAGCATGCAGCTCGCGCCGGTCAGGCGGGAGCTGGGGTGGGGCATCAAGTAGCCCATTTCATAATTCTTCTTCCCCCTTGAGGGGGGAAGACCGAGATGGGGGTGAATTGCCCCCTCACCCCGACCCTCTCCCACGACGGGGAGAGGGAGAATGATGTCAAAGGCGGCGATTAATAACCTCGCCTCACAAAATGAGCCCATGGATTCCCAAAGGAAACTTTTTGTGAGGTTATCATGATAGTTGGACAAGGCTTATGCTCCCGGGTATCTGCTGACGGTCCCAAGGCCGGTGACAACCTTCGATTCCAGGAGTTCACTGTCCGGGGCCGATGTGAAACGATCCATGAGCACGCTCCTTGCTTCCGGTGACCTCTCGCCCCTGATCCGGTCAAGAGCGCCGGGCAAGGGCGATACTTCGATCCCCGTACCCTTCCCTTCTTCCGTCAGGATCAGGGAAGAGTTCCGCCCGCGGAGCAGGACCAGGTTACCGTTACCCCACGTACATCCGGTAAAAAGCTGGATCCCGTCCACGGCGCACCCGAACCCGCGGAAAAAACCGAAAAGGCGTTTATCCCCGCCCAACGAACCTTGTTCGGCATTGGTCAGCATCGCCCTCTTCGCGACCCGGGCACCGAGTAGCACCATGGGGCAAAGGTGCCCGTGGACCCGCAGGATGAGTCCGATCTCCTCCTCAGAAAGCCCATCAGAATGCATAGTGGTGGGGACAGTCGTCACGGTATATCTCCCAGTACTTCTCAGTCATGTCGGGGGAAAGCCAGGGCTCCACCTGGTCCACAGCAGCGATAAAATCCTCCATCTGCACCTTTTCGGAATCCCGTTCGACAGCGTTTAACACCGCCCTTTTGCACAGGTTCTCCACGTCCCACCCCACGAAACCCTCGGTACGGTTCGCAAGCTCGGTGACGTCGATCTGGCCGCCCAGGGTGGGGATCCTGTCGACGTAGATCTTCAGCATCCCCTCCCGGTCCCCGGCAGTGGGAGGAGAGACGAAGACCTTGCGGTTGAACCGCTTTTTTTCCTTGATGATGGCCTGGTCCACGATGTCGACCCGGTATGCCGATCCCATGAGCATGATGTCGGTTCTGCCCTCGATCCGGTCTATCTGCCTTATGAACACCTCGGTAAGTTCCCTGTCAGCGAACGTGGGCGGTTTGCCCCTGAAGTTGCCCGGACCCCATTCGTAATCAGAGCCGGCCCTAGGGGCCAGCCATTCGGTGTCGGAGATGTACAAAACACATGGAGCCTCGTGTTCGGCATCGTGGAACGCCTGCTCCAACTCCCGGGGTTTGCCAAGCATCTCCTGGCCCGAGATATAGACATAAGACACACCCGCTTCCGTGGCGGCTGCCTCGGCAAGCATGGTGATCCCGACACCCAAGGGGCCCCAGATAAGGACCCCCGACGGGATGGTGAGCTGGTGCCTGGCCAGAAGCTCCGCCTTCATCAGGGGCAGGCTGACCATCTCCCGGACGATACGCTTGGGACCTTCCAGGCCGCCGATGTCGTCCCAGGTCAAGGTGGGTTCTTTTACCTCATAGTAGATACGGTTGAGTTTTCGATGCAAGGGGAGCTCCTTAACTTTTTTGAATATGGAAGGTGGAAGAAGAACGAAAAACAGACAGTTTCCCGTCATAACTGACAGACAGCTGACGCCAAAATGTCATTAAAACGCTCTTTCCCCTGATTTCTGGTTACTGGTTCCTGGTTTCTGTTTAAAGACTTCACTTAGCGTGCCAATTAGCATCAACTCCAGATTCCATATTTTTAATTCCCGATAAATTGCACTTGGCCTTCAGCTGCCTGCTCTGAGCGTAGCTGGCAGCAAAGCAGTTGCGCTGTGGCGCTAAAAGGCCATGCCTTCCCCAGCTGGTAGCTGATAGCTATAGATCACCCTGTCCACATTGGCTGGCAGCTTTTCCAGGGCAACACCCTCCTGCACCTTCTCCAGAACCGCCTTTCCCCGCAGGATCAACGGCTGATCCAACTTTGTGTTGGTCATGGTGATATCCTTTCCAGTGCGGCACTGCTGACCACAGGAACCTTTATCAGTCCAGCTATCGGCCTCCCCGTCATATAGCCAGGGGCATGAGGCCGAAACGGTAATGAGCCGTTCCTCCAGGTGCAGGGACAGGGCAAAACCGTCCACCTCGGGCACACGCAGCCAGTGGCGCGGCAAGTCCAGTTCCAGCCGGGTCACCCCCATTTGCCCAAGAAAGTCCAGGAAACCGCTGTCGTAAAGGGGACCCCAGGCGAAATACCTTTTGGACGTTTCATCCAGTTCATCCCAAAGGTCGAACTCCCCCGGGCCGCGCCTGAAGCGCATGAGAAGTCGGCCCGCCGTGACCCGGGGGCCGTTGAGTTTACCTGCCTGATCCAGGATCCCCCAATCGTTGATCACGATCTCGCCCCAACCCATCTCAAGGGCAGTTTCCACAACTTTCATGACCTTCAGGTCCTGGCCGGGACCTGCGATGGGGGTCACCAGGGTGAGACCTTCCGTTTTGAACGCCCCTGATATCTTTATGATCTGCTCCATTTCGGGCAGGAGATCAAAACAGCTCTCGGAACCGAAACGGTATCCGTCCCAGCCCTCAAGGGGGGAATGTGAGTTGAAATTGTCCAGGTACCTGCTTCTTGACATGCCTTTACCGGGCCCCCCTTACCATGTACCGCAGATCTTTGGGTAGTAGCAGTTGTGGGGTGTGCAGGGGTGGCCGAAGATGGCGCGATATTCCTCCCGACACCTTGTTACCCATTCCCTCCACCCTGGTGTCCCGGATAGTTCCGGGGCGGATAACCCAGACGCCGGCAAGGGGGGCATGGATGCCAGGACCCTGTCCAAAGTGCTGACCAGCTGGAGCTTTCTGGTAAGTGGAGTTCCCCTTCCCACAACTTTAAACGCTGCAACACCGGCTGCCGCCAGGAACGGGACAGCGCAGAGGCCACATCCATCCCGACGGTCGCTTTGGGCCAGATCAGCATAATGGCCCGAGACACGGGCTGGAGGAGCTGAACCATTTTCGTCTTCCAGCTCCCACTTCCATTCGCAGGGCCAGCGGCGATCCGGGCTGTCGTGGACGAAGGAGCATACCCCCTCGATATTGGGGCACTTGCCCACCAAGACGAACGCTTCGTACTCCAAGTCCGGCACACTCTCAATCATTTCGAGGATCTGTTCGGCGGTCAGGAACCGGGGGAGGATGATCCGGCTGACTCCCAGGCGGCTGTACATTCTGACAGCGTGAGCGTTGGAGGCCAACCCCATGGTGCTCAGATGTAAAGGGACCTCGATATTATCCCTGGCCAGGGCTTTCATGAGCCCGGGGTCGGCGGCGATGACAGCATCCACCCGGATGTCCCTCGCCCACCGCACCAGGTCCAGGACCGCCGGTAACTGCTCGTCCATGTAGAAGGGCGCGTTGAGGGTCAGGGCAAAGCGGCCGCCCCCTTTTTGGGTGAGGCGGACAGCGTTCTCAAACTCCCCCAGGGAGGAGAACTGCGCGCCTGGAAAGGTCCGCTGGTTCAGGAGCACCGTGGAAGGGTACCGTTCCTGCCATCGGGAAGGGATTACCCCCCCGTAGAGCCACCTGGCCCCGGCTTCAAGGAGTGGCACGACCTCCTCGACGGAGTTGATGGGGGCGAGAATGTGGGGGGATTTAATACTATAATTCATAGTTATTATCCGTATTAAATCCGTACGTGCGTATAGCGTACGTGCGCACGTGAGTAAAATTGACCACATTTTGTTTTTACGCACACACTCATATACGCCTCACTCGCTCACGTTCTTTTCCTGTCCCAGAACTTTTCCTTCCTCTTGTCCCAGAAGGCCGGGTCAGATGGCACTTCCAGGACATCTCCAACGAGAACGATAGCCAGGGACGGGTCGCCCGAGACCAGGCCGAAGATATCGTCCTCACCAACCACGGCGGCTATGGTCGCAAGGGTACCCCTGTATACCTTCTCCCCGGAAAGCCCGATGCGGGAGACCACTGCCGCCGGAGTATCGGGCTCGAAACCTTCTGACAGTTCAGCGGCGAGCTGATCCAGAGGACGGTTGTTCATGTACAGCACCATGGTACCCGCAGCCCTGGCCAATTGGCCCATCTGTCGGGTATCTCCGGACTTGTCGATATGTTTGGGGCTGGTCAGGACAATGGCATGGCTGACGCCTGGCATATCAAGGGTTTTTTTTAACAGGGCTGCCGCCGCGTTGATTATCCCCACGCCGGCGATGACTCTGGCCCTCTCCCCGAAACGCTCCACCAGGGGTAAAAAGGGTGAAAAGGCGGTGATGTCACCCGGCACGAGAAACCCCACCGGAGCATTGGTCAGTCCCTCTTCCACCTCCTCCACGATCTCCCTGAAAACACGGTCGAAGGGGTCCCGGACCTCCTTACCGGCAAGAAACCGCCGAAAGGTCTCAGGATAAGGGTCCATCGCATAGACAACGGTGCAGTTGGATAGGGCATCACTGCCTTCCAGGGTCAGGTACCGGGGGTCCCCGGGCCCGGCGCCGATGAAGTAAACGGAATGGTATTTATCATTCTTTTTTGTCATCTCAGATCTCGGACCTCAAAAGTGCGAGCATTGTTGTCATCGCGAATCACGCCGCTGGCGTGATGAAGCGATCCCGGGATTGCCACGTCGCTCTCGCCTTACTCGACGCTCCTCGCAATGACGCCAATCTTCGGTTGGGGTTCCATGTCCCGGGTTTCAAAATAATCGAATCCAAAATCCAGGTGTTTTCCTAGACGCCAGGCACCAGGCACTGTCCTTCCTCTTCCCCCACGCTCCCAGGCACCCATGCCCCCATGCTCCCATGCCCCCTCCGCTCTTCCCCATTGCCTCCCGCCTCTCGCCTATTGCCTGCCCGCCCTGCCTGTCCACCATAGCTTTAGCGACGGTGGGAGCTTGTCGAAGGGTGGCTCAATCGCCCTTCCCCGCGTCACCGCGTCCCCGCGCTTGCCACGCCGTCTTGTCACGGCGTCTTGTCACGGCGTAGCCCCAGCGAAGACGGAAACTATGGCGAAGGCGGGTCTCCGCGTCAAACGAACTTGCTTTTCAGACCCTCCCATGCCCCCACGCCCTCTCGGCTCTCCCTCACCGCGTCTCCCTGTCTCCGTAGGGCGAGATCTCTATCCTCACACCCTCCGTTACCGAACCCCCTTCAACCTCCCGGGGCTGATCCCGCCCGCCCCAGAATCCGATCCGGTCTTCCGGTCCCGGTTTGCCCCTCAGGCCGGTCCTCGCCCCCACCGTGAACGTGCCGCCGCCAGGCAGGCTGATCCGGAAATATCCGTCCTCATCAGCTTCGGGGGCCATGAAATCCGGGGGATCAGGCCTGAACTTTCCTTCGTATGCGAAAACGTGGGCACCGGGCACCGGCCTGCCGGAAAGATCGACTACCTGACCCTCTATCCGTGTGTCCGTGGTCAGAATCCGCTTCGGATCGCCCTCGGCACCCTGGTGAAACCCGGTCAGGATGATCCCGAGATTCTTCACTCCCCCGGAAACCGCTTCGACAGGTTCCGCTACCTGGCCGGCCAGGTCTCCGTTCCGGAGGGGTCCGCTGATCGCCCCTGAGACCCTCCTGCGCGCAGCAACCATGTAAAACCCTTCCGGGACGATGAGCAGGTACCTGCCATCCTCACCCGACGGCTCACTCATTGCGTCGGCCGGGCCGAGAATGTTGTGCTTCCCGGCATTGTAAGCGTAAACGTAACCTCCCGGAACCGGTTGCCTGTTCACATCCACAATTCGGCCGGTGATTTGGACACCCTCCCAGCTTTTTATTTCTTGGCCAGAACAAGCCGGAAATAAAAAGCAAAGGGGTAATAATACGGACAGAAACAAGAAGAAACATAACCCGTCTCGGCCACAGATATCCCTGGGAGATAAGACCCGGGATGCTGGAGCCTTGGAAAGGCGCATACCACATTTAAGCATCATATCGGCCACCTGCGACGCAGATGCACGAACTGTACCGTGTTTAATATCCTGATCATCCATGGGATTTTACGGTACCGGTTCGAGTTAGCCAAGGGGTATTCAGATTTCGTGTGGGGAAACGGGCATGCGGGGCGTGGGTCCCAAGGTTAACTTTGATAGGGTCGCAAAAAGTCCAATCCGGGACTTTTCGCTCCACGGAAAGGGAAAAGCGTCGTTTTCCCTTTCCTTACAAATCAATGACTTATCCCGCAAATTAATGACTTGCGGTGCGGGTCATTGATTTGGGCACCCCGCGCGGGGTGCGTTGATGGATTTTTTGCGAGTCCATCAATCTTCAACGACGATATCGATTCTGTAACCACATTCCAACTGGATCTCTTTGTATCTAACAGGTAGATGAACCTGGCGATCATGCCTCAGACCTGCGCTTCTCAACTCATAGCACAGGCATTCTTCATATGCGGATTCCAACAAACCAGGCCCAAGAGTCTTATGTACCTCAATAGCAAGGCCAAGAACCTGGTCGGTCAACGATCCTTTCTTGATCCTGGTATCAGCCAAGTATTTATTCTCCTCTTTTCTCCGCATCTTCCGCCGTCGCTAGCGCCTTTCGTCCAGCTTCCGACTACGCTTTACAAGCTACGACGGACAAGATGGCGGGACAAGCCGTGGTGAATCAGTCTTTCGGGCTTTGCCGGCGCACGCCCTTTGCCTTCCCCTTGGACTTGTTTTCTCCGCTTTTCTCCGTGTCTCCGTGGTGAATCAGTCTTTCGGGCTTTAACGGCAAACGCCCGCTCCCTTTCAATTTAATTATCTCTACCTTTTCCAGTAGTTCAACGATCTCTCCCGCGCATTCCTCGATCGACAGCGCTCCCGTATCCAGCACAAGCTCAGGACCGTCCGGAACCTCATACGGGCTGTCAATTCCGGTGAACTCTTCAATTTCTCCACTGCGGGCTTTTTTGTAAAGCCCTTTCGGATCCCTCTCCTCGCACAGATCCAGGGGACAATCCAGGAAAACCTCGAAGAACTTCCCGACGCCGGCCCGGTTTCTCGCCATTTCGCGCTCCTCCCTGTAAGGGGAGATAAAGGCCGTGATCACAACGAGGCCGGCGTCCATCAAAAGATTTGCGACCTCACCGATGCGCCGGATATTTTCCTTCCGATCCTCATCGGAAAAGCCAAGATCTTTGTTCAATCCGCTCCTGACGTTGTCCCCGTCGAGAACGTAGCTGTGGATACCGCGTTCCATGAGTCGCCGCTCAACGTCGTAGGCGATGGTGGATTTCCCGGATCCGGACAGCCCGGTGAGCCATACGACAGCCGAGCCGTGACCGAGGATCTTCCGGCGGTCATCCGATGAGAGCAGCCCTTTGTGAGGAATGATATGTTTTGATTCCATAATTACTCCAAAGCCTATAACAAGGAGAATATAAAACTATTAACCACGGAGACACGGAGGACACGGAGAAGGTCCTTTTCGCATATCCTCACCTGACCTTCCTCCCTGGAGGAAGGGATTTCTCTGAAATCGGTAGATAGAACATTGAAGATGTTGTTGAAAGTGCTCTTTCACAAACATCTTCAATGCTCATCCATTCAGGTGAGGGATAATTGTTTCCCATTCCTTTATCTGCGAGCTTGGCTTCTTCAGGCTTTTGGAACCTCAACGTTTTCTCCAACCCATCACTCCCCAGCTCTTTCCAATTGGAATGTATTTATCTCGGTGCTCTCTGTGTCTGTAATGAATCAGTCTTCAGTATATTAATGGTGTTTGCCTGAGCCTTTCCCCCTGTATTTGTCTTTCTCCGCTCTTCTCCGTGCCTCCCGCCGTCGCTAACGCCTTTCGTCCAGCTTCCGTCTACGCCAGAGGCTACGACGTGACAAGATGGCGGGACAAGCCGTGGTGAATGCTCTTTACGCTCTGATGGCATACGCCTGAGGATCCCCCCTAAAGAGATTTGTGCTTTCCTCCGACTTTCTCCGTGCCTCCGTGGTGAGTCAGCACTTTACGCGTCAGTGGCAGACGCCTGCATACCTCCTCAGAATTCCCATACTAATGGAATGACCAGTAGTGAAACGATCATAAAGATAATATTCAGCGGTATCCCAACCTTCAGGAAATCCCGGAACCTGTAGCCGCCCGGACCGTAGACGATGAGGTTGGTCTGGTACCCGAACGGGGTTGAAAAGCTGGCCGAAGCGCCGATGGCCACGGCGATGACGAAAGGCATGGGGTCCGATCCGATCTGGGCAGCCGCGGAGATGGCGATGGGGAAAACCAGGGCCGCGGCCGCGTTGTTCGTAATGATCTCGGTGAGCAGAGAGGTGACAAGATACACTCCGCCCAGGACTCCGATGGGCCCGAGGGACTTGACCGACCCCACGATCGTGTCCGCGAAAAGGGCGGCCACTCCCGTCTTGTCCAATGCCTTGCTGATGCCGAAGGCGCAGGCGATGACGATGAGGACGTTCCACTCGATGGCCCTGCGCGCCTCGAGGGGAGTCACGCAGCGGCTGAATATGAGCACGATGGCGGCCAGGATGGCGGCGTTGAATATGGGCATGACTCCGGTGGCGGCCAGGAGCACCATCCCGGCCAGCGTCAGGACGGAAACAGCGGCCCTGATCCGGTTCAAGGCCGGGATGTCGGACACCTTGGAGATCATGTAGAACTCGCGCGAACGGATCCAGGTCGGGATGAAATCGTCGCCGGTGAGCAGCAGCACGGTGTCACCCGGCTTCAGCTTGATGTCCCCGATCTTGGACCTGATGCGCTCACCGCTGCGGTGAACAGCCAGGACGGCGGCGTTGTAGCGGGACCGGAACTTCCCCTCCCTGATCGTCTTGCCCAGCATGGGGGAAGAGCGGGAGATCACCGCCTCGACGATCCTCCCCCCACCGCTGCTCCGAAGATCCCTCGCCAGCGTCGCTTCACCGGAGTAAACGAGGCCGGGGATCTTCTTGAGCTGCACGATGGAGTTGACCAGGCCGGTGAAGATGAGCCTGTCACCTGCATGGATCCTGTCCGCCGGTTTGACAGGGGCGAGGGAGTCGCCGTCCCTGACGATCTCAACCAGGAAGAGGCCCTGCAGGTTTCGAAGGCCCGCCGACAAGACCGATCGGCCAGCCAGCGGACACCCCTCCCTGACGTCCATCTCCACCAGGTATTCCCGGCCGCTGTCGAGAAGGTCTTCCACCGGGTCCCTGTGGTCGGGAAGCAGTTTGTGTC
This genomic interval from bacterium contains the following:
- a CDS encoding ATP-binding protein, producing MHRKLNRIYYEVKEPTLTWDDIGGLEGPKRIVREMVSLPLMKAELLARHQLTIPSGVLIWGPLGVGITMLAEAAATEAGVSYVYISGQEMLGKPRELEQAFHDAEHEAPCVLYISDTEWLAPRAGSDYEWGPGNFRGKPPTFADRELTEVFIRQIDRIEGRTDIMLMGSAYRVDIVDQAIIKEKKRFNRKVFVSPPTAGDREGMLKIYVDRIPTLGGQIDVTELANRTEGFVGWDVENLCKRAVLNAVERDSEKVQMEDFIAAVDQVEPWLSPDMTEKYWEIYRDDCPHHYAF
- a CDS encoding FmdE family protein, with the translated sequence MTTVPTTMHSDGLSEEEIGLILRVHGHLCPMVLLGARVAKRAMLTNAEQGSLGGDKRLFGFFRGFGCAVDGIQLFTGCTWGNGNLVLLRGRNSSLILTEEGKGTGIEVSPLPGALDRIRGERSPEARSVLMDRFTSAPDSELLESKVVTGLGTVSRYPGA
- a CDS encoding carboxypeptidase-like regulatory domain-containing protein — protein: MNRQPVPGGYVYAYNAGKHNILGPADAMSEPSGEDGRYLLIVPEGFYMVAARRRVSGAISGPLRNGDLAGQVAEPVEAVSGGVKNLGIILTGFHQGAEGDPKRILTTDTRIEGQVVDLSGRPVPGAHVFAYEGKFRPDPPDFMAPEADEDGYFRISLPGGGTFTVGARTGLRGKPGPEDRIGFWGGRDQPREVEGGSVTEGVRIEISPYGDRETR
- a CDS encoding GxxExxY protein; this translates as MRRKEENKYLADTRIKKGSLTDQVLGLAIEVHKTLGPGLLESAYEECLCYELRSAGLRHDRQVHLPVRYKEIQLECGYRIDIVVED
- a CDS encoding U32 family peptidase, encoding MNYSIKSPHILAPINSVEEVVPLLEAGARWLYGGVIPSRWQERYPSTVLLNQRTFPGAQFSSLGEFENAVRLTQKGGGRFALTLNAPFYMDEQLPAVLDLVRWARDIRVDAVIAADPGLMKALARDNIEVPLHLSTMGLASNAHAVRMYSRLGVSRIILPRFLTAEQILEMIESVPDLEYEAFVLVGKCPNIEGVCSFVHDSPDRRWPCEWKWELEDENGSAPPARVSGHYADLAQSDRRDGCGLCAVPFLAAAGVAAFKVVGRGTPLTRKLQLVSTLDRVLASMPPLPASGLSAPELSGTPGWREWVTRCREEYRAIFGHPCTPHNCYYPKICGTW
- a CDS encoding SLC13 family permease, with translation MTGAGIFTIAVVLGMLAALVLEILSPDVILFTALAALFLTGVLTPEEAFNGFSNKGMLTVGILFIVAYAAQSSGILELFAGRLMGRGKGLRRSMFRITVPVAALSAFLNNTPIVAMFTPAVRDWARARGLSPSKFLIPLSYASIFGGVCTLIGTSTNLVVNGLLQQELGRSMTMFELAWVGIPAAAAGIVYFALVGHKLLPDHRDPVEDLLDSGREYLVEMDVREGCPLAGRSVLSAGLRNLQGLFLVEIVRDGDSLAPVKPADRIHAGDRLIFTGLVNSIVQLKKIPGLVYSGEATLARDLRSSGGGRIVEAVISRSSPMLGKTIREGKFRSRYNAAVLAVHRSGERIRSKIGDIKLKPGDTVLLLTGDDFIPTWIRSREFYMISKVSDIPALNRIRAAVSVLTLAGMVLLAATGVMPIFNAAILAAIVLIFSRCVTPLEARRAIEWNVLIVIACAFGISKALDKTGVAALFADTIVGSVKSLGPIGVLGGVYLVTSLLTEIITNNAAAALVFPIAISAAAQIGSDPMPFVIAVAIGASASFSTPFGYQTNLIVYGPGGYRFRDFLKVGIPLNIIFMIVSLLVIPLVWEF
- a CDS encoding SAM-dependent methyltransferase, whose product is MTKKNDKYHSVYFIGAGPGDPRYLTLEGSDALSNCTVVYAMDPYPETFRRFLAGKEVRDPFDRVFREIVEEVEEGLTNAPVGFLVPGDITAFSPFLPLVERFGERARVIAGVGIINAAAALLKKTLDMPGVSHAIVLTSPKHIDKSGDTRQMGQLARAAGTMVLYMNNRPLDQLAAELSEGFEPDTPAAVVSRIGLSGEKVYRGTLATIAAVVGEDDIFGLVSGDPSLAIVLVGDVLEVPSDPAFWDKRKEKFWDRKRT
- a CDS encoding permease codes for the protein MSIMLEAIGIYGRELWQLVPAFVLGVGVAAFIKTFQWDLKLRAYMRDSGAATIPLAVFLGIFSPLCACGVLPVVIPLAVSGVPLPPLLALLATSPLMSPDALTITWAGLGPVFAWTKIISAAGMGFLVGGVTYLLEKRSNFSENIVRIKPVFTGDGSLAPAYDIACANDISIPTMVVIPRENRLLFFLERARDTSRFVGKFLLMAVAVQVILEMAVPMDFVKVLAGKPQVSSLLWAAVLGAPLPAHQVPVVPIIRGLLDLGMDPGAAATFLVAGPVTSIPALLVLWKIFERRLFFVYLGLCLSGAVVTGLVFRMVV